The following proteins are co-located in the Desulfoscipio sp. XC116 genome:
- a CDS encoding bifunctional (p)ppGpp synthetase/guanosine-3',5'-bis(diphosphate) 3'-pyrophosphohydrolase, whose translation MSLQDVIHKVILYNPNADLQLLKRAFVFADQAHAGQKRISGEPYINHPVAIATILADLEMDMDTLVAGLLHDTVEDTGITLEDIEKRFSREVAQLVDGVTKLSRLEYRSKEERQVENLRKMFLAMARDIRVVLIKLADRLHNMRTLQYHQERKQREIALETLEIFAPLAHRLGIYRLKWELEDLAFRYSNPEKYYELADLVARTRNKREDYIRTIISVLHKKMLEVNINAEIQGRPKNLYSIYIKMQKQQLEFSQIYDVMAVRVLVDSVRDCYAVLGTVHTLWVPIPGRFKDYIAMPKSNMYQSLHTTVVSPQGDPLEIQIRTWEMHRTSEYGIAAHWRYKEGGGKDGDFDRKLSWLRQILDLEKDLKDASEFMESLKIDLFADVVFVFTPKGDVMEFPAGSTPLDFAYRVHTQVGHNCVGAKVNNKIVPLDYTLKNGDRVEVLTSKQGHGPSRDWQKVVKTSQAKTKIRQWFKKEQREDNIAKGRELLEREIKKYGLEPDAVKSDKLIEHGQKMNLTSLEDVYAAVGDNTVSAASLVNKLREEAVREDKKAQVSEDIRVLLQQSEARPLPSWGKPTQGIRVRGIDNLLIRLAHCCNPVPGDDIVGYITRGRGVSIHREDCSNVESLLNEPDRLVEVAWDKDFHSPFQVRLEIVGADRAGLLSDIMAILMELKMSANWVTARGRKDNTGVVEMILEIRNMDQLDYVVSRFSRVQDVYSVHRRGQA comes from the coding sequence ATGTCTTTACAAGATGTAATTCATAAAGTAATTTTATACAATCCCAATGCCGATCTGCAGCTCTTAAAGCGGGCTTTTGTTTTTGCAGACCAGGCGCATGCCGGGCAAAAGCGCATCTCCGGGGAGCCGTACATTAATCACCCGGTGGCCATTGCCACCATTTTGGCCGATCTGGAAATGGATATGGATACGCTGGTGGCGGGTTTACTGCATGATACAGTGGAGGATACCGGGATCACCTTGGAGGATATAGAAAAGCGTTTTAGCCGGGAAGTGGCTCAGCTGGTGGACGGGGTGACCAAGTTAAGCCGCCTGGAGTATCGCTCCAAGGAAGAACGCCAGGTGGAAAACCTGCGTAAAATGTTTTTAGCCATGGCGCGGGATATCCGGGTGGTGCTGATAAAACTTGCTGACCGGCTGCATAACATGCGCACGCTGCAATACCACCAGGAGCGCAAGCAGCGGGAAATAGCGCTGGAAACGCTGGAGATATTTGCGCCGCTGGCCCACCGGCTGGGTATATACCGGCTGAAGTGGGAGCTGGAGGATCTGGCCTTTCGCTACAGCAATCCGGAAAAATATTATGAACTGGCCGATTTGGTCGCGCGCACTCGCAATAAGCGGGAGGATTATATTCGTACTATTATTTCCGTGCTGCACAAAAAAATGCTGGAAGTAAACATCAACGCGGAAATTCAGGGCAGGCCCAAGAACCTTTACAGCATATACATAAAGATGCAGAAGCAGCAGCTGGAATTTAGCCAGATATACGATGTGATGGCGGTCAGAGTACTGGTGGATTCAGTGCGGGATTGTTATGCCGTTTTGGGCACGGTGCACACATTATGGGTGCCTATTCCCGGCCGTTTTAAGGATTACATAGCCATGCCCAAATCTAATATGTACCAGTCGCTGCATACTACTGTGGTTAGTCCCCAGGGCGATCCCCTGGAAATACAAATCAGGACCTGGGAAATGCACCGGACTTCGGAGTACGGCATCGCCGCCCACTGGCGCTATAAAGAGGGCGGGGGCAAGGACGGTGATTTTGATCGTAAGCTCAGCTGGCTGCGGCAGATACTGGATTTGGAAAAGGATCTTAAAGACGCCAGTGAATTTATGGAAAGTCTCAAGATAGATCTTTTTGCCGATGTGGTATTTGTATTCACTCCCAAGGGCGATGTGATGGAATTTCCCGCGGGCTCCACACCGCTGGATTTTGCCTACCGGGTGCACACTCAGGTGGGACATAATTGCGTAGGGGCAAAAGTGAACAATAAAATAGTGCCTCTGGATTATACCCTGAAAAACGGCGACCGGGTGGAAGTGCTGACTTCCAAACAGGGTCACGGTCCCAGCCGGGACTGGCAGAAAGTCGTTAAAACATCCCAGGCTAAAACAAAAATCAGGCAGTGGTTTAAAAAGGAACAGCGGGAAGACAATATAGCCAAAGGCCGCGAGCTGCTGGAACGGGAAATAAAAAAATACGGCCTGGAACCCGACGCTGTTAAAAGCGATAAGCTAATTGAACATGGCCAAAAAATGAACTTAACCAGCTTGGAGGACGTTTATGCCGCGGTGGGCGACAACACTGTTTCCGCGGCCAGTCTGGTCAACAAACTGCGGGAGGAAGCGGTCCGGGAAGATAAAAAGGCTCAGGTTAGCGAAGATATCAGAGTATTGCTGCAGCAGTCGGAAGCCCGCCCTTTGCCCTCCTGGGGCAAGCCTACCCAGGGAATCCGGGTGCGGGGCATTGATAACCTTTTAATAAGACTGGCGCATTGTTGCAACCCGGTGCCCGGCGATGATATTGTGGGTTATATCACCCGTGGCAGGGGAGTATCCATCCACCGTGAAGATTGTTCCAATGTCGAATCTCTGCTAAATGAGCCCGACCGTTTGGTGGAAGTGGCCTGGGACAAAGATTTCCATTCTCCTTTCCAGGTGCGCCTGGAAATAGTGGGTGCGGACCGGGCCGGGCTGCTCAGTGATATTATGGCCATACTGATGGAACTAAAAATGAGCGCCAACTGGGTGACCGCCCGGGGGCGCAAGGACAATACCGGAGTTGTGGAAATGATATTGGAAATAAGAAATATGGATCAGCTTGATTATGTCGTCAGCCGGTTCAGCCGCGTACAGGATGTATACAGTGTGCACCGCCGGGGTCAGGCTTAA
- the recJ gene encoding single-stranded-DNA-specific exonuclease RecJ, producing MQKRKKWLIKASEPVLQFMLARRLGVSPLMAQLLINRGIYTVRAAREFLNVSFQKLHPPELMRDLPRAVEIISAVLDRGDKILVYGDYDVDGVTGTALLVHVLRRLGGSVEYYIPHRLGEGYGVHTSVLQKARESGISLVLTVDCGISAAAEVDEANRSGGPVVIITDHHEPPPELPGAAAVVNPKRKDCRYPFSDLAGVGVAFKLVQALLAGRGTPFSWEEYLDLVCLGTIADIVPLHGENRILVKHGLSSLGQPTRPGLQALCQVAGIKEKTMTAWEVGFILAPRINAAGRLDNAGLAVEMLLSDDYDAALEMAWSLNEANQERQGLEAVTLSEALGMLEADPELAARDVLVLASANWHPGVIGIVASRLADRFYKPVLLIACDNGLGKGSARSAGGFHLYNALEYCAGYLAGYGGHAMAAGFSLPVEQIDAFREKINDYAAVHLCAADAAPVMELDALVSLQDITYELINEIEQLAPYGHGNPGPLFALRQTRLINCRGVGKNNAHLKMLLGDRSVSMDGIGFNLGRFAEELAAAKEVSVAFTPTVNAWQGRQTLQVKVQDVHLEPLKENCGRQDGQWRENSMSSGGDLIFVPEAITGLLKQYLSSRDCRLPPEMHALLADTSSTLPEHTFTAGDPDAYAFPPARCPVPAGAFREKRLARLSPSGGCILLVVNSACHALQAYRYIEKHNTQFAGRAAYLHGFMSRDYINDQFTKIQNQDIKLAAATPACLGEQGAAEIPFDKVLLMRPPVTAEDWQRLKTLLGVQAPAGIEFLYGAEDWEENRKHLEELAPERDVLVHYYALLRSLAPGGQGACSKVGVLERMSAAGYDMHSCISLIVAATIFADLGLLQYHWQEDMLQYKLLPLKGKKMELSASPTFNWFHNIKSNGLNWINLNVKASGA from the coding sequence ATGCAAAAGCGGAAAAAATGGCTGATTAAAGCATCCGAGCCCGTATTGCAGTTTATGCTGGCCAGGAGACTGGGCGTATCTCCATTGATGGCCCAGCTTTTAATTAACCGGGGCATATATACCGTAAGGGCGGCCCGGGAATTCTTAAATGTATCATTTCAAAAGCTGCACCCGCCGGAGTTGATGCGTGACCTGCCCCGGGCGGTGGAAATTATCTCCGCTGTTCTGGACCGGGGTGATAAAATTTTAGTTTACGGTGATTACGACGTGGACGGAGTCACGGGAACCGCTTTGCTGGTACATGTCTTGCGCCGTCTGGGGGGTAGTGTGGAGTATTATATACCGCATAGGCTTGGCGAAGGATATGGGGTGCATACCTCGGTGCTGCAGAAGGCCCGGGAATCCGGCATTAGCCTTGTGCTCACCGTAGATTGCGGCATCAGCGCCGCTGCTGAGGTGGACGAAGCTAATCGCAGCGGCGGGCCTGTTGTGATTATAACCGATCACCACGAGCCGCCTCCCGAGTTGCCCGGGGCCGCGGCGGTAGTTAATCCCAAACGTAAAGATTGCCGGTATCCCTTTAGTGATCTGGCCGGGGTGGGAGTGGCCTTTAAACTGGTGCAGGCGCTGCTGGCCGGCAGAGGCACTCCTTTTAGCTGGGAGGAATACCTGGACCTGGTCTGTTTGGGTACCATAGCTGATATTGTGCCGCTGCATGGGGAAAACCGTATTTTAGTTAAGCATGGATTGTCATCTCTGGGTCAGCCCACCAGGCCGGGTTTGCAGGCTCTTTGTCAGGTCGCGGGCATTAAAGAAAAAACCATGACAGCCTGGGAAGTGGGATTTATACTGGCCCCTCGCATTAATGCGGCCGGGCGTTTGGACAATGCCGGTTTGGCCGTGGAAATGCTGTTGAGTGACGATTATGACGCGGCCCTGGAAATGGCCTGGTCATTAAACGAAGCCAACCAGGAGCGGCAAGGCTTGGAAGCTGTAACCCTATCCGAGGCGCTGGGCATGCTGGAGGCGGACCCGGAACTGGCCGCCCGGGATGTGCTGGTGCTGGCATCCGCCAATTGGCACCCGGGTGTTATCGGTATTGTGGCATCCCGGTTGGCGGATCGTTTTTATAAGCCGGTGCTGCTGATCGCCTGTGACAATGGATTGGGCAAAGGCTCGGCCCGAAGTGCCGGCGGTTTCCATTTGTATAACGCCCTGGAGTATTGCGCCGGTTATCTGGCCGGTTACGGGGGGCACGCTATGGCGGCCGGTTTTTCGCTGCCGGTGGAGCAAATAGACGCATTTAGAGAAAAAATCAATGATTATGCAGCTGTTCACTTGTGCGCGGCGGATGCCGCCCCGGTTATGGAACTGGATGCCCTGGTTTCACTGCAGGATATTACTTACGAATTAATTAACGAAATAGAACAGCTGGCTCCGTACGGTCACGGCAATCCAGGGCCGCTGTTTGCTCTGCGGCAGACCAGACTGATTAATTGCCGTGGGGTCGGTAAAAATAACGCGCATCTTAAAATGCTGCTTGGTGACCGCAGCGTTTCCATGGACGGCATCGGTTTCAACTTGGGCCGGTTTGCTGAAGAGCTGGCCGCGGCCAAGGAAGTCAGCGTTGCTTTTACGCCTACCGTTAATGCCTGGCAGGGCCGTCAAACATTACAGGTTAAAGTGCAAGATGTGCATTTGGAGCCGCTTAAAGAAAACTGTGGGCGGCAGGACGGACAGTGGCGGGAAAATAGTATGTCTTCCGGCGGTGATCTTATTTTCGTTCCGGAAGCTATTACCGGCTTATTGAAGCAATATTTAAGCAGCCGGGATTGCCGGCTGCCACCTGAAATGCATGCTTTATTAGCGGATACGTCCAGTACTCTGCCGGAGCATACTTTTACGGCCGGTGATCCGGATGCTTATGCTTTCCCGCCGGCACGGTGTCCGGTACCGGCAGGCGCGTTCAGGGAAAAAAGATTGGCCCGCCTGAGTCCTTCCGGCGGCTGTATATTGCTGGTCGTCAATTCCGCCTGTCACGCGCTGCAGGCATACCGTTATATCGAAAAGCATAATACCCAATTTGCCGGTAGGGCTGCTTATTTACATGGTTTTATGTCCCGTGATTACATAAATGATCAGTTTACTAAAATACAAAACCAAGATATTAAGTTAGCAGCGGCCACACCGGCCTGTCTTGGGGAACAAGGGGCGGCTGAAATCCCCTTCGACAAGGTTTTGCTGATGCGTCCCCCGGTCACGGCGGAAGACTGGCAGCGACTTAAAACACTGCTTGGTGTTCAAGCTCCGGCCGGTATTGAATTCCTTTACGGAGCGGAAGACTGGGAGGAAAATCGCAAGCACCTGGAAGAATTGGCGCCGGAAAGAGATGTGTTGGTTCACTACTATGCGCTGTTGCGTTCTTTAGCGCCCGGCGGTCAAGGCGCCTGCAGCAAAGTCGGAGTGCTGGAGCGGATGTCCGCGGCGGGTTATGATATGCACTCGTGTATATCGCTGATTGTAGCGGCGACAATATTTGCCGATTTGGGCTTATTGCAATATCATTGGCAGGAGGATATGCTACAATATAAATTATTACCTCTAAAAGGCAAAAAAATGGAATTGTCCGCATCACCTACCTTTAACTGGTTTCATAATATAAAATCGAACGGGCTTAACTGGATTAACCTCAATGTAAAAGCAAGTGGGGCGTAG
- a CDS encoding SMC family ATPase, producing the protein MRPLRLVMSAFGPYAGEQKLNFTELGDRSFFLIHGPTGAGKTTILDAMCFALYGDSSGAQRDGRQMRSDHAAADAVTEVTFDFAVGADVYRVKRRPEQERPKKHGTGTTAVRSDATLWRRTGPVADAWEGTVLAGGWVKVRTAVENLLGFKSGQFRQVVMLPQGEFRKLLLADSKERQVILETLFHIELYRLVEERLKETALDIKKKVEKVREQRKWILQQANAEGPEELSKRLQDHALELEAVAEKAAQSRMAAKQAQERLAAGQKARELLDEQKHALAAMTELEQKAPSVEAARQDLSGARQAAGLVDAENAVLVRRGEFAAAEKTLAARNAELKQAREARETALRNWAVEKDKEAERETVAREVNRLDDLTGKAGSLARAREELTAAYRRAKALEDTYIKAKASLTAGQSVIEEKTKLRDDAANQAARAYALEAACREAEQISNKRKNLEELRRRLGSIRKTFVSAEQTCRQAENNYARAKDELSVLQKAWHSGQAAVLAGALAAGRPCPVCGSLEHPHPAGSASGVPSEEEVKARQQQLNNLELYRDKVRNKASLVATEKATVESKVTDLENELGERAGADPAALDAAAGKAKQMWDRALRAEAAAASLAGELEALKIGEKTARERLELLEKELQDAGAVCKSAQAVVRERESAIPGELRDLHALNKARQAAISRRERLEAVLEQVRKAAEVTGQELVKAETAAAEAQSAAQAARTRAREAAELFGARLKTAGFSDMPDYTRAKRTPEQMQRLEKLIKEFDTDLGAVRDRLNRAVQRAAGLTEPDLEKMAGLLAVAEKARDEALQQDTQLRSLIKQENNWLKTIVALQNEIEALENKYSVWGRLSEAANGKNKYGLTFQRFVLGALLDDVTVAATQRLKLMSRGRYHLQRTLERARSNAAGGLELEVFDTYTGVARGVATLSGGETFLASLSLALGLADVVQSYAGGMHLDTIFVDEGFGTLDPESLDLAMRALMDLQKGGRLVGIISHVPELKDLIDARLEIGATKRGSKACFKLA; encoded by the coding sequence ATGAGGCCGCTGCGGCTGGTTATGAGCGCTTTTGGACCCTATGCCGGGGAACAGAAGCTTAATTTTACGGAATTGGGCGATCGCTCTTTCTTTTTAATCCACGGGCCTACCGGTGCGGGTAAAACTACCATTCTTGACGCTATGTGCTTTGCTCTATACGGCGATAGCAGCGGTGCTCAGCGGGACGGCAGGCAGATGCGCAGTGACCATGCCGCTGCGGATGCGGTTACGGAAGTAACTTTTGATTTTGCTGTTGGGGCTGATGTTTATCGCGTCAAACGCCGCCCGGAGCAAGAGCGGCCTAAAAAACACGGTACGGGGACCACCGCTGTGCGTTCTGATGCCACTCTGTGGAGAAGAACCGGCCCGGTTGCCGATGCTTGGGAAGGTACGGTGCTGGCCGGCGGGTGGGTAAAGGTTCGGACAGCGGTGGAAAATCTGCTGGGCTTTAAAAGCGGTCAGTTTCGCCAGGTGGTGATGCTTCCTCAGGGCGAATTCCGCAAGCTGTTGCTGGCGGATTCCAAAGAGCGCCAGGTTATATTGGAAACTCTTTTCCATATTGAGTTATATCGTCTGGTGGAAGAACGCCTTAAGGAAACAGCCCTGGATATTAAAAAAAAGGTGGAAAAAGTACGGGAGCAGAGAAAATGGATATTGCAGCAGGCCAATGCAGAAGGCCCGGAGGAACTAAGCAAGCGGCTGCAAGATCATGCGCTGGAGCTGGAGGCTGTAGCGGAAAAGGCAGCCCAAAGCCGCATGGCGGCTAAACAGGCGCAGGAACGGCTGGCCGCCGGGCAAAAGGCCCGTGAATTGCTTGACGAGCAGAAACATGCCCTGGCCGCAATGACGGAACTGGAGCAAAAAGCTCCAAGTGTGGAGGCCGCCCGGCAAGATTTGTCCGGGGCCCGCCAGGCAGCCGGTTTGGTGGATGCGGAAAACGCTGTGCTGGTCCGGCGCGGGGAATTCGCCGCTGCCGAAAAAACTCTTGCCGCCCGGAATGCCGAACTGAAACAGGCTCGCGAAGCCAGGGAAACAGCCCTGCGGAACTGGGCCGTGGAAAAAGACAAAGAAGCCGAGCGGGAAACGGTCGCGCGCGAAGTCAATCGCTTGGATGACCTGACCGGCAAGGCGGGTTCCCTGGCCCGGGCCCGCGAGGAGCTCACGGCGGCATACCGGAGGGCCAAGGCACTGGAAGATACATATATCAAAGCAAAAGCCTCTTTAACAGCCGGGCAGTCTGTCATTGAAGAAAAAACCAAGCTGCGCGATGACGCTGCCAACCAGGCCGCCCGGGCCTATGCGCTGGAAGCGGCCTGCCGGGAAGCGGAGCAAATCAGTAACAAAAGAAAAAACTTGGAGGAACTGCGCCGGCGGCTCGGCTCAATTCGTAAAACATTTGTCTCAGCCGAGCAAACATGCCGGCAGGCGGAAAATAATTATGCCAGGGCCAAGGATGAACTGTCCGTGTTGCAGAAAGCGTGGCACAGTGGACAGGCCGCCGTATTGGCGGGCGCGTTAGCCGCGGGGCGGCCATGTCCGGTTTGCGGTTCTCTTGAACACCCCCATCCGGCCGGCAGCGCAAGCGGCGTACCCTCCGAGGAAGAAGTCAAGGCCCGGCAGCAGCAATTAAATAATCTGGAACTTTATCGCGACAAAGTCAGAAACAAAGCCAGCCTTGTTGCCACTGAAAAAGCGACTGTGGAGAGCAAGGTTACAGACCTGGAAAATGAGCTGGGCGAGCGGGCCGGTGCCGACCCGGCCGCTCTTGATGCTGCCGCCGGTAAAGCCAAACAAATGTGGGACCGGGCATTACGGGCCGAGGCAGCGGCGGCATCCCTGGCCGGGGAACTGGAGGCGCTGAAGATCGGAGAAAAAACCGCCCGGGAGCGGCTGGAGCTGTTGGAAAAGGAACTGCAAGATGCCGGTGCGGTCTGTAAGTCCGCCCAGGCGGTGGTGCGGGAGCGGGAATCCGCTATTCCCGGGGAACTGCGCGATTTACACGCGCTAAACAAAGCCCGCCAGGCTGCCATAAGCAGGCGGGAACGGCTGGAGGCTGTTCTGGAACAGGTCAGGAAAGCCGCCGAGGTGACCGGCCAAGAGCTGGTCAAGGCCGAAACCGCGGCCGCCGAGGCCCAAAGCGCTGCGCAGGCGGCCCGGACCCGGGCGCGGGAGGCGGCGGAGCTTTTCGGTGCACGCTTGAAAACAGCGGGTTTTTCTGATATGCCGGATTATACGCGGGCCAAGCGAACCCCGGAACAAATGCAGAGGCTGGAGAAACTCATCAAGGAATTCGACACTGATCTGGGGGCCGTCCGGGACCGCCTAAATCGGGCCGTACAGCGGGCCGCTGGTTTAACCGAGCCCGATTTGGAAAAAATGGCCGGTTTGTTAGCAGTGGCGGAAAAGGCCCGGGATGAGGCTTTGCAGCAGGATACGCAGCTGCGTTCGCTGATTAAGCAGGAGAATAATTGGCTAAAAACGATAGTTGCTTTACAAAATGAAATTGAAGCGTTAGAAAACAAGTATTCGGTGTGGGGGCGCCTTTCCGAAGCGGCCAACGGTAAAAATAAGTATGGATTGACATTCCAGCGTTTTGTGCTGGGGGCCTTGCTGGACGACGTAACGGTGGCCGCCACCCAGCGCTTGAAACTGATGAGCCGTGGGCGCTATCACCTGCAGCGCACTCTGGAGCGGGCTCGCAGCAACGCTGCCGGGGGGTTGGAACTGGAAGTGTTTGATACTTATACCGGGGTGGCGCGGGGAGTGGCCACTTTGTCCGGCGGTGAAACCTTTCTGGCTTCGCTGTCCCTGGCTTTGGGACTGGCCGACGTGGTGCAGTCCTATGCGGGCGGCATGCATTTAGACACTATTTTTGTGGATGAAGGATTCGGCACTTTGGACCCCGAATCTCTGGATTTAGCCATGCGGGCCTTAATGGACCTGCAAAAAGGCGGGCGTTTGGTCGGTATTATCTCCCATGTGCCGGAACTTAAAGATTTAATCGATGCCCGGCTGGAGATCGGGGCCACCAAAAGAGGCAGTAAAGCATGCTTTAAGCTGGCTTGA
- a CDS encoding exonuclease SbcCD subunit D — protein sequence MRFIHTADWHLGRIFHGVHLTDDQAYILEQFIKLVEDVKPDAVLIAGDIYDRSVPPHEAVQLLDEVLYRIIMDCRVPVLIIAGNHDSSQRLGFGHRLLARQGLYITGQPDTAFAPVIIEDAHGPVYFCPVPYADPPVVRELLGLQDVQEHDRAMAALIGRWTSRVPPGARKVALAHAFVAGGEGSESERPLSIGGTDKVSAAHFQNFNYAALGHLHKSQSAGGEHIRYAGSLMKYSFSEAAHKKSVTLVEMDAAGDIRWEPFPLCPRRDVRCWDGYLSDLLAGPPDGAGKEDYIMVTLRDSGAILDVIGKLREVYPHVLHIERPYLTSGGDLRGPGGDHRRLSEMDLFSSFFRQVAGEELSPEQQKALAETVEHIYRQDGPVDQVAEAFRRDKGVRL from the coding sequence ATGCGGTTTATACATACGGCCGATTGGCATTTGGGCCGTATTTTTCACGGTGTGCATTTAACCGATGATCAGGCCTATATTTTGGAGCAATTTATCAAGCTGGTTGAGGATGTTAAACCGGATGCGGTTTTGATTGCCGGGGATATTTATGACCGCTCCGTGCCTCCGCACGAAGCGGTTCAACTATTGGATGAAGTACTATACCGGATAATCATGGACTGCCGGGTGCCTGTTTTAATCATTGCCGGCAACCACGACAGCTCGCAGCGGCTGGGCTTTGGCCATCGTTTGCTGGCCCGCCAGGGCCTTTACATAACCGGGCAGCCGGATACCGCTTTTGCGCCGGTGATTATTGAAGATGCCCATGGACCGGTGTATTTTTGTCCCGTGCCTTATGCAGATCCTCCCGTTGTACGGGAACTATTGGGGCTGCAGGATGTGCAGGAACACGATCGCGCTATGGCTGCGCTAATCGGCCGGTGGACCTCCCGGGTACCGCCGGGTGCGCGTAAGGTAGCCCTGGCCCATGCTTTTGTGGCGGGCGGTGAGGGAAGTGAATCGGAGCGGCCGCTTTCTATTGGTGGGACGGACAAAGTTTCGGCGGCCCACTTTCAAAACTTTAACTATGCAGCCCTGGGTCATTTGCATAAATCCCAATCGGCCGGGGGTGAGCACATTCGCTATGCCGGCTCTTTGATGAAATATTCCTTTTCCGAGGCGGCTCATAAAAAATCGGTGACTCTGGTGGAAATGGATGCCGCGGGGGACATCAGGTGGGAACCCTTTCCCCTGTGCCCGCGCCGGGATGTGCGCTGTTGGGACGGCTATCTGAGCGATTTGCTGGCCGGACCGCCCGACGGGGCCGGCAAAGAGGATTATATAATGGTGACTTTGCGGGACTCGGGTGCGATACTGGATGTCATCGGTAAGCTGCGGGAAGTGTACCCCCATGTACTGCACATTGAACGTCCTTATCTGACTTCGGGCGGTGATTTGCGCGGGCCGGGCGGCGACCACCGCCGCTTGAGCGAGATGGATTTATTCTCTTCTTTTTTCCGGCAGGTTGCCGGTGAGGAGCTGTCTCCGGAACAGCAAAAGGCGCTTGCGGAGACGGTAGAACATATTTACCGGCAGGATGGTCCGGTGGACCAGGTGGCGGAGGCGTTTCGCCGGGATAAGGGGGTGCGGCTATGA
- a CDS encoding MFS transporter, translating into MQQTNSVQLVSSVNFFMNFAIQGSLIYIPLLGAQMGASDFQVGLIGACYGGSYLLSSLYFGRQSDRLGRLGFVRIGLLLCAIAFASQLLAGQILTLGLARAGVGLALGVSTAALVAYAFESGANMGRYSSYGSLGWIAGALLAAYFNNINYLFAVSSLCCAIAFFISLRFPQETVKKPKASRAQTPSLKSVFKHGWPVYLAVFLRHLGAAAVWIILPLYFISLGLDRFWVGILWGINFAVQFIVMRHLERFNPHSIFAFGQILSIVVFISYALVHQLWLLIIIQILLGVTWACLYVGALLLVLKTGEDKGTASGIFQATLNLCNAVGPFLGGVIAHGWGYNGVMIFAAALGAAGLVIAVPKVQKQQAVHQ; encoded by the coding sequence ATGCAGCAAACAAATTCTGTGCAGCTGGTTAGTTCGGTAAATTTTTTTATGAACTTTGCCATTCAGGGATCGCTTATTTATATTCCCTTACTGGGTGCCCAAATGGGCGCTTCGGATTTTCAGGTAGGATTAATCGGAGCCTGCTACGGCGGCTCATACCTGCTGTCCTCCCTCTATTTCGGCCGCCAATCCGACCGGTTGGGCAGACTGGGCTTCGTCCGCATAGGACTGCTGCTCTGCGCCATAGCCTTTGCCTCCCAATTATTGGCCGGTCAGATACTCACGCTTGGCCTGGCCCGGGCCGGAGTGGGCCTGGCCCTGGGGGTAAGCACCGCTGCCCTGGTCGCCTACGCTTTTGAGTCCGGGGCTAATATGGGGCGTTATAGTTCCTATGGCTCGCTTGGTTGGATAGCAGGCGCTTTACTGGCCGCTTATTTTAATAATATTAACTATCTTTTCGCAGTCAGCTCTCTTTGCTGCGCGATTGCTTTTTTCATTTCTTTGCGGTTTCCCCAAGAAACCGTAAAAAAGCCAAAAGCCTCCCGGGCACAAACGCCCAGCCTTAAAAGTGTTTTCAAGCATGGCTGGCCTGTTTACCTGGCTGTTTTTTTGCGCCATCTGGGAGCCGCGGCGGTGTGGATTATCCTGCCCCTTTATTTTATTTCCCTGGGATTGGATCGCTTTTGGGTGGGTATATTGTGGGGAATTAATTTTGCTGTACAGTTTATCGTTATGCGCCATTTGGAACGTTTCAATCCCCATTCCATTTTCGCCTTTGGACAGATACTGTCCATTGTTGTTTTTATCTCTTACGCATTGGTGCATCAGCTTTGGCTTCTAATTATCATTCAAATACTGCTGGGAGTCACCTGGGCCTGTCTCTATGTCGGCGCCCTGCTGCTGGTACTGAAAACCGGTGAGGATAAAGGAACCGCCAGTGGTATTTTTCAGGCCACGCTTAACCTTTGCAATGCCGTCGGACCTTTTCTGGGCGGTGTTATAGCTCATGGATGGGGGTATAACGGAGTGATGATATTTGCAGCCGCTCTGGGGGCAGCCGGACTTGTAATAGCCGTCCCCAAGGTGCAGAAACAACAGGCAGTTCACCAGTGA